The DNA sequence ATGCGAATGCTCGACTCCAAAATTTTAAGCTTTCTCGTTAACTTAGAGGCATTCGTATGATAGAGAGCTGCCCGCGCCTCATCTGCACGGCTCAACTCTTTCTCGATGACTTTGACCATGCGACGAGCATTTACCGGGTCGAGCCAGATGTGCATGTCCGCCTCCGCATTACTGTGGCCATGGCGGTCACCATGGCGGTCGCCGCGGCGGCGATGGCTCTCACTCGCATGTCCTCCGGCGCTTATCTCCTCGACCCTGGAGAGGGCTATCGCTCTCGATCCCCCGGAAAGGTTGGCGAGCGGTTTTCGAAGAAACGCCTCAAGCTCAGGACCCACCCAGAAAACCAAACGGGCACGTTGCAGCACTCGCATACCGGAGGGTTTGAGCGAGTAGGTGTGCGGCGAGGCCCCGCCGCGAAGGATAAGAGCGGGCTCACCGCTCCCCTTCATCACACCTGCGACCAGCGAGTGGATCGGTTTGATGCTGACGGCGACCCTGGGCGCATCGCCCCCATGTGCCGCAGGCTGCCCAAATACCAAAAAGCTAAAAATCAGAAACAAGGCATAAAATCGAATCATTCTTAAACCTTTAGACCCCTTTATTTTCAATTAGATATAAACGTTGATAAAATTTAGTGTATGTTATAACATAACATCTCAAGGCTCTCAACGGCTCGTATTCTGAGGTGCGAAATGAGCAAGATAAGACGGGCGAAAACTTTCCTCTCCCTCGATCATGATCATAACCACTGCATCGCCGATGCACTCTCAAAGGCAGAGGAAATTTGCGCCGCGCGGGGCGCGCGCCTCACAAAGATTCGCAAACACGTTCTTTCGTTTGTCTGGGAGAGTCACTCCCCGGTTGGCGCCTACGACATCCTTGCACGCCTCAACGCCGAGGGCCGCCGCACCGCCCCCATCACCGTCTATCGTGCGCTCGATTTTTTGATGGAGAACGGCCTCGTTCACCGCCTCGCCAGCATGAACGCCTACACGGGCTGCGGCGTTCCCGAAACGCCCCACGGCGCACATTTTCTTATTTGTGAGAACTGCGGCGCAGTCGCCGAATTGCTGGATCCAAAAATAGACAGGGCTATCTCGATGGGGGCCGAGCAGGCGGGATTCGCCGTCAAGTCCCCTGTCGTAGAAGTCCAGGGTCAGTGTCCCTCATGCCAGACGGCGGCTCATAAATGACTGTGCAGCCCGGCGGAAAAACTCTGCTCGAAGGACGAGGCATCGGCCATGCCTTCGGCGAAAACGCCGTCTTGAGCGATATCGACATATCGGTTTCCTCAAGCGAGATTGTCACCCTCATCGGCCCGAACGGAGCTGGCAAGACGACGCTCATTCGCATACTGCTCGGCCTCATCCGGCCAGACGCGGGCACCATCGCCAAGCGATCAGGCCTCATCGTGGGCTACCTGCCCCAGCAGCTCGACATCGACCCCATCCTTCCGCTGAACGTGCGCCGCCTTCTCCAGCTAACGAGCCGCCCCGCCGAGGAGCAGATGATGCAAGCGCTAGAGGAAGTCGGGGCGGCGCATCTTATAGAAAATGCAGTTCAAGTCCTCTCCGGCGGCGAGCTCCAGCGTGTGCTCCTCGCCCGGGCGCTCGCTCGGAATCCGCATTTACTTGTTCTCGATGAACCCATCCAGGGCATCGACATCGTGGGCCAGACCGAGCTCTACGAGCTTATCGCCCGGATACGGACCCAGAGGAACTGCGGTGTTCTGATGATTTCCCACGACCTCCATCTCGTCATGGCATCGACCGACAGGGTTGTGTGCATCAACCATCATCTCTGCTGCTCTGGTCAGCCTGAGACCGTCAGCCAGCACCCCGAGTACATCGCCATGTTCGGGCCAAAAGAGGCGAAGAGCCTCGCCGTCTACACCCATCACCATGACCACTCCCACGACCTCGCCGGCCATATCGTACCGCTCGCCGAGGGCGGCAATGGCGAGCACGACACCCGCGGGGACGAAGAATGATTTTCGAGGATTTTATATGGCGAGCGCTGATAGGCGGCGCAGGCGTCGCGATAGTGAGCGGCCCGCTCGGCTGCTTTATCGTCTGGCGGCGAATGGCCTACTTTGGTGACTCGCTCGCGCACAGCGCCCTGCTGGGCGTGGCACTCGGTTTTTTGCT is a window from the Nitrospinaceae bacterium genome containing:
- a CDS encoding zinc ABC transporter solute-binding protein, with the protein product MIRFYALFLIFSFLVFGQPAAHGGDAPRVAVSIKPIHSLVAGVMKGSGEPALILRGGASPHTYSLKPSGMRVLQRARLVFWVGPELEAFLRKPLANLSGGSRAIALSRVEEISAGGHASESHRRRGDRHGDRHGHSNAEADMHIWLDPVNARRMVKVIEKELSRADEARAALYHTNASKLTRKLKILESSIRILLGSVVGVPYIVFHDAYRVFESRFGLRPLGALTLSPGRSPGAKRLAAIRRKIHTLGAKCVFAEPQFTPRLVRTAVEGSGARVGVLDPLGVDLKAGEEMYFSLMRGLASSLVECLTPR
- a CDS encoding transcriptional repressor, with translation MSKIRRAKTFLSLDHDHNHCIADALSKAEEICAARGARLTKIRKHVLSFVWESHSPVGAYDILARLNAEGRRTAPITVYRALDFLMENGLVHRLASMNAYTGCGVPETPHGAHFLICENCGAVAELLDPKIDRAISMGAEQAGFAVKSPVVEVQGQCPSCQTAAHK
- the znuC gene encoding zinc ABC transporter ATP-binding protein ZnuC, coding for MTVQPGGKTLLEGRGIGHAFGENAVLSDIDISVSSSEIVTLIGPNGAGKTTLIRILLGLIRPDAGTIAKRSGLIVGYLPQQLDIDPILPLNVRRLLQLTSRPAEEQMMQALEEVGAAHLIENAVQVLSGGELQRVLLARALARNPHLLVLDEPIQGIDIVGQTELYELIARIRTQRNCGVLMISHDLHLVMASTDRVVCINHHLCCSGQPETVSQHPEYIAMFGPKEAKSLAVYTHHHDHSHDLAGHIVPLAEGGNGEHDTRGDEE